A stretch of the Papaver somniferum cultivar HN1 chromosome 6, ASM357369v1, whole genome shotgun sequence genome encodes the following:
- the LOC113286099 gene encoding basic blue protein-like, which produces MGAMRTPLVCKFLLISLILVGLSSISIANASKVYVVGGTKQWGFVGSYNKWCTRRTFFAGDVIVFRYPEGAHNSVRVSKIGYKSCKATERESAKAMWTGNDKYTLRKGNNYFICGIPGHCSSGMKVNVFAK; this is translated from the exons ATGGGCGCCATGAGAACACCTCTAGTATGCAAGTTCTTGCTGATCAGCCTCATCCTTGTTGGATTGTCATCAATCTCCATTGCCAACGCCTCGAAGGTCTACGTAGTTGGTGGTACTAAGCAATGGGGTTTTGTTGGTTCATACAATAAATGGTGTACTCGCAGAACATTCTTTGCAGGAGATGTAATTG TTTTTAGGTATCCTGAGGGGGCACACAACAGCGTTCGCGTAAGTAAAATTGGATATAAAAGTTGCAAGGCTACTGAAAGGGAATCAGCTAAGGCAATGTGGACAGGAAATGATAAATATACATTGAGGAAAGGAAATAATTACTTCATCTGTGGCATACCAGGACACTGCTCTTCAGGCATGAAGGTCAATGTTTTTGCTAAGTAG